Proteins encoded by one window of Archaeoglobus veneficus SNP6:
- a CDS encoding ATP-dependent DNA ligase — MLFKEFAEFCSVIEKISSTLELAARIAAFIKGIEDDNDLYNVVLFLMGKVYPPWDERELGVGVGLIYEALRVATGTNRSKIEELIKETGDLGIAAEKLLQTKTQLTLFEEELTVAKVREVFDTMSSLTGEGSQKRKIRLLADLYFSATPIEARYLTRLILSEMRLGVGEGIVRDAIARAWGIEEALVERAYMITNDFGKVAVVAKNEGKEGLEKMKIELHVPVRMMLAQVAESIDQAIREMSRVAVEWKFDGTRVQVHWGNGKVTIYSRRLENVTRALPEIVEEIKSNVKEGVILDGEVVAMKEGRPMPFQHILRRFRRKYEVSKMMEKIPIHAQFFDILYCDGKEVIDLPLEERRKLLESVVRSSDRIWVAKQVVTSDAAVIEQVYNEALNAGHEGAMLKNPKSPYIPGKRGKHWLKLKPVMETLDLVVIGGEWGEGKRSHVISSYEIACLDPTTGKLLPVGKVATGFTDEELEEFTELFRPLIEYEEGKKIVLQPKYVFEVAYQEIQKSPKYESGYALRFPRFVRLREDKDVGEADTIDRVARLYESQFKGKKT; from the coding sequence ATGCTATTCAAAGAGTTCGCTGAATTCTGCTCAGTGATAGAAAAAATTTCATCAACTCTCGAACTTGCCGCGAGAATTGCTGCCTTTATAAAGGGCATTGAGGACGATAACGACCTGTACAACGTCGTTCTCTTTCTCATGGGCAAGGTTTACCCGCCGTGGGATGAGAGAGAACTTGGCGTTGGTGTTGGGCTCATCTACGAGGCGTTACGTGTGGCAACGGGGACGAACAGAAGCAAGATTGAAGAACTGATAAAAGAGACAGGCGATCTCGGAATCGCTGCAGAAAAGCTTCTCCAGACGAAAACGCAGCTTACACTCTTCGAAGAGGAGCTTACCGTAGCGAAGGTTAGGGAAGTGTTCGACACCATGAGCTCTCTGACCGGAGAGGGTAGCCAGAAGAGGAAAATCAGGTTGCTTGCAGATCTCTACTTCTCCGCAACACCGATTGAGGCGAGGTATCTGACGAGGCTCATATTGAGCGAAATGAGGCTCGGAGTTGGTGAGGGTATTGTTAGGGATGCGATAGCGAGGGCGTGGGGAATCGAGGAAGCGCTGGTGGAAAGGGCTTACATGATAACCAACGACTTTGGGAAGGTTGCCGTCGTTGCGAAGAATGAAGGGAAGGAAGGTCTCGAGAAGATGAAAATAGAACTGCACGTGCCTGTGAGAATGATGCTCGCCCAGGTTGCTGAGAGCATAGACCAGGCAATAAGAGAGATGAGTAGAGTTGCTGTAGAATGGAAGTTTGACGGCACGAGGGTTCAGGTTCACTGGGGGAATGGAAAGGTAACGATATACTCGAGGAGACTGGAGAACGTAACGAGGGCGCTGCCGGAGATAGTGGAGGAGATAAAGAGTAACGTGAAAGAGGGCGTTATACTCGACGGCGAGGTTGTTGCCATGAAGGAGGGCAGACCAATGCCCTTCCAGCACATTCTGCGACGTTTCAGGCGGAAATACGAGGTCAGCAAAATGATGGAGAAAATCCCCATTCACGCGCAGTTCTTTGACATCCTCTACTGCGACGGCAAGGAAGTGATAGACCTGCCCCTTGAGGAGCGCAGAAAGCTTCTCGAGTCTGTCGTAAGAAGTTCAGACAGAATATGGGTTGCGAAGCAGGTTGTTACGAGCGACGCTGCCGTCATAGAGCAGGTTTACAACGAAGCCTTAAACGCTGGCCATGAGGGAGCGATGCTGAAAAATCCCAAGTCGCCGTATATACCGGGGAAGAGGGGCAAGCACTGGCTGAAGCTAAAGCCAGTGATGGAAACCCTCGACCTCGTTGTTATTGGTGGAGAGTGGGGAGAGGGCAAGAGGAGCCACGTGATAAGCTCTTACGAGATTGCGTGTCTCGACCCCACAACGGGAAAACTCTTACCCGTTGGAAAGGTTGCAACCGGATTCACGGACGAGGAACTCGAGGAGTTCACCGAACTTTTCAGACCCTTGATAGAGTACGAGGAAGGGAAGAAGATTGTTCTCCAGCCAAAGTACGTGTTTGAGGTAGCGTATCAGGAGATACAGAAGAGCCCGAAGTACGAAAGTGGATATGCGCTTCGCTTTCCACGTTTTGTGAGGCTGAGGGAAGACAAGGACGTTGGCGAGGCTGACACGATAGACAGGGTAGCGAGGCTCTACGAAAGCCAGTTTAAAGGTAAAAAGACCTGA
- a CDS encoding tRNA (guanine(10)-N(2))-dimethyltransferase, with protein MLVREGKAEVFVENGVFYNPRMKFCRDADMVVFSCMDSHEYLDALAATGIRGIRACLEADFRAIFNDRNPNAVRLLRKNLEHNGLECEVLRRDAAALMRERGFEHIDLDPFGSPAEFIDSACSSVKRYLSVTATDTAALCGSATVSGLRKYSSYAEKTEFYPELGLRVLAGKIAREATKYDKAMEVLISWAREHYYRIHVFFRRSPRRAGKVYEKLGYLFYCTKCLRREWRPMDGSVVEKCVCGNKYTMMGPLWLGELHNEEFVSKAVEKAVEISSDEVRNLFTRIAEEIDVPFYYELHILAKLAGKSPPPLQNVIEGLKDRGFKASRTRCSGTGFKTDADIEDIMSILEKL; from the coding sequence ATGCTTGTAAGGGAAGGTAAGGCAGAGGTTTTCGTGGAAAACGGCGTTTTCTACAACCCCCGCATGAAGTTTTGCAGAGATGCGGATATGGTCGTTTTTTCCTGCATGGATAGCCACGAGTACCTCGACGCTCTGGCGGCTACGGGCATAAGGGGGATAAGGGCATGTCTCGAAGCGGACTTTAGGGCAATTTTTAACGACAGAAACCCGAACGCCGTCAGGCTCCTAAGGAAAAACCTCGAACACAACGGGCTCGAGTGTGAGGTCCTGAGAAGGGACGCTGCCGCACTGATGAGGGAGAGAGGCTTCGAGCACATAGACCTCGACCCCTTCGGCTCTCCAGCAGAGTTCATAGACTCTGCCTGCTCCTCCGTAAAGCGATACCTGAGTGTTACAGCAACCGACACTGCTGCTCTGTGCGGCTCCGCAACTGTTTCAGGGCTTCGCAAGTACTCGAGTTACGCGGAAAAGACAGAGTTCTACCCTGAGCTTGGACTGAGAGTTTTAGCTGGAAAAATTGCGAGAGAGGCTACAAAGTACGACAAAGCGATGGAAGTCCTCATTTCGTGGGCAAGGGAGCACTATTATCGCATCCACGTCTTCTTCAGGCGCTCTCCTCGGAGAGCTGGAAAGGTTTACGAGAAGCTTGGCTACCTGTTCTACTGCACAAAGTGCCTCAGGAGAGAGTGGAGGCCAATGGATGGAAGCGTAGTTGAGAAATGTGTGTGCGGTAACAAATATACAATGATGGGGCCGCTGTGGCTTGGAGAGCTACACAACGAGGAGTTTGTATCAAAAGCTGTTGAAAAAGCCGTGGAGATAAGCAGTGATGAGGTGAGAAACCTTTTCACGAGGATTGCAGAGGAGATAGATGTACCATTCTACTATGAACTCCACATCCTTGCAAAACTCGCAGGAAAATCGCCTCCACCCCTGCAAAATGTCATCGAGGGGTTGAAAGATAGAGGCTTCAAAGCTTCGAGGACGAGGTGTTCCGGAACCGGGTTCAAAACCGATGCGGACATTGAGGACATCATGTCCATACTGGAAAAATTGTAA
- a CDS encoding NTPase, whose amino-acid sequence MLRIAVTGRPGIGKTTFCLRVYEKLKDTLDITGFITVEVRERGKRVGFRLRDLRTGEEAWLARVGLPGPAVGKYGVDVAAVESFASKLKCDCELVILDEVGPMELKSGAFIKAVEELINAPVCCLFSIHLKARHRLLERIRREFKVITLDESNRDALVDDVAGRLIDACKGR is encoded by the coding sequence ATGCTCAGAATTGCTGTGACTGGCAGGCCGGGAATCGGAAAGACCACATTCTGCCTTCGCGTTTATGAGAAGCTCAAAGACACCCTCGACATCACTGGCTTCATAACAGTGGAGGTCAGAGAAAGGGGTAAAAGAGTTGGCTTCAGACTGAGAGACCTGAGGACTGGCGAGGAAGCGTGGCTCGCAAGAGTTGGCCTTCCCGGGCCTGCCGTTGGTAAGTACGGCGTTGACGTTGCTGCAGTCGAATCCTTCGCTTCGAAGCTCAAATGCGATTGCGAGCTCGTTATTCTGGACGAAGTTGGGCCAATGGAGCTCAAGAGCGGTGCGTTCATCAAAGCCGTCGAAGAGCTGATAAACGCTCCAGTTTGCTGCCTTTTCTCTATACACCTCAAGGCGAGGCACAGGCTGCTCGAGCGCATAAGAAGGGAATTTAAAGTGATAACTCTCGATGAGAGCAACAGAGATGCGCTGGTTGATGACGTTGCCGGGAGGCTGATAGATGCTTGTAAGGGAAGGTAA
- a CDS encoding radical SAM protein, with amino-acid sequence MKLGYIQVEVTSRCGMNCLMCPTRLEEWEGSDMDFNLFKRVSESFSNAKLIHLQGWGEPILHPDFEKMVRIAAKHAAVSFTTNGYLIDRLSDETLELCDFVVISIAGASEETHRKIRKCSLKPLIENAKRVNRLTNLKLSYMLTKTNIHELANAVELAANLNADFFATNLDYVFDKMSDELRVFSTPGMEKFVEKARERAKEFGVKTNFPPLEPGEVLVCAENPVENVVISSDGLVFPCVYLALHLNPIPRLFNGKMYYIERRSFGDLNTERLDDVLDKESYRTLRETFRKRLWGLEQIAIWPGTQPRIPQLPETCRTCYKAYDL; translated from the coding sequence ATGAAGCTGGGATACATACAGGTTGAGGTTACTTCGAGATGTGGCATGAACTGCCTGATGTGCCCAACACGGCTCGAAGAGTGGGAAGGCAGTGATATGGACTTCAATCTTTTCAAGAGAGTCAGCGAGAGCTTCTCAAACGCTAAACTCATCCATCTGCAGGGCTGGGGAGAACCTATCCTGCATCCAGACTTTGAAAAGATGGTCAGAATTGCTGCGAAGCACGCAGCGGTAAGCTTCACAACGAACGGTTACCTTATCGACAGGCTTTCAGATGAAACCCTTGAATTGTGCGATTTCGTCGTGATTTCCATTGCAGGGGCAAGCGAGGAAACGCACAGAAAGATAAGAAAGTGTAGCTTAAAACCATTAATCGAGAATGCCAAGAGAGTGAACAGGCTGACGAACCTCAAGCTGTCATATATGCTCACAAAAACGAATATACATGAGCTGGCAAACGCTGTTGAGCTTGCCGCAAATCTCAACGCCGACTTCTTTGCAACAAACCTTGATTATGTTTTCGATAAGATGAGCGATGAGCTCAGAGTTTTCTCCACACCAGGAATGGAAAAATTTGTTGAAAAAGCAAGGGAAAGGGCAAAGGAGTTTGGTGTAAAAACGAACTTTCCACCACTCGAACCCGGAGAAGTGCTTGTGTGTGCGGAAAACCCTGTTGAGAACGTTGTTATCTCATCCGATGGTCTCGTCTTCCCCTGTGTATACCTTGCACTCCACCTGAATCCGATTCCAAGGCTTTTCAACGGAAAGATGTATTACATCGAACGCAGGAGTTTTGGAGATCTGAATACAGAAAGGCTGGATGACGTATTGGATAAAGAATCCTACAGAACATTAAGGGAGACGTTCAGGAAGAGGCTCTGGGGTCTTGAACAGATAGCCATATGGCCTGGAACACAACCAAGAATTCCTCAACTCCCTGAAACCTGCAGAACCTGCTACAAGGCTTACGATCTCTGA
- a CDS encoding ATP-binding protein produces MLKEITFEYIDSLKFVDEIKRNVQLMVSPDIYALMGPRRVGKTFLMLKKADELLNMEKNVIYVSFDEPGLKNIPVRDFATLVRKEYPEGKVYLFLDEIQEWKDWDFNLRWLHDVKDFTIFVSGSSSVLMSSEIPSRLRGRYTSKLLLPLSFSEIADFELKTFREKGKALRLMEDYVKFGGFPEVWTTRSREKIISILETIFYRDIIERFRVRNVKLFEEVFYYVISNYANRMTYNALRRSLGALGVKLDTKTVMSYLKYMQDAFLIFPLYKFSYSEKEKMVSPRKVYIVDTCFSNLFFKGLDTGRKMENIVFIELLRKKHYENKLLEFYYYMSEDCEVDFVVREGNQTKQLIQVTYELNGENYEREVKGLVKASKKLRCDNLLIITWNLDDVLRENSKEIKVVPLWRWLMSGA; encoded by the coding sequence ATGCTAAAGGAGATTACATTCGAATACATAGACTCGCTGAAGTTTGTAGATGAAATTAAGAGAAATGTCCAGTTAATGGTGAGCCCGGACATCTATGCACTGATGGGCCCCAGGAGAGTTGGAAAGACCTTTTTAATGCTGAAAAAAGCAGATGAGTTATTGAACATGGAAAAAAATGTAATCTACGTTAGCTTTGATGAACCGGGATTAAAGAACATTCCAGTGAGGGACTTCGCAACCCTTGTCAGGAAAGAGTATCCCGAAGGGAAAGTGTACCTGTTTCTGGACGAAATACAGGAATGGAAGGATTGGGATTTTAATCTGAGGTGGCTTCATGACGTTAAGGATTTTACAATCTTCGTTTCTGGCTCCTCTTCAGTCCTGATGTCCTCGGAGATACCTTCAAGACTCAGAGGGAGGTACACTTCAAAACTCCTTTTGCCCCTGTCCTTCTCTGAAATAGCAGACTTCGAGTTGAAAACTTTTAGAGAAAAAGGAAAAGCTCTAAGGCTCATGGAAGATTACGTCAAGTTCGGTGGGTTCCCTGAAGTCTGGACAACGAGATCCAGAGAGAAAATAATATCCATTCTGGAGACCATTTTTTACAGGGACATTATTGAGAGATTCCGTGTAAGGAATGTGAAATTGTTTGAGGAGGTTTTCTATTATGTCATATCTAATTACGCCAACAGGATGACCTACAATGCTTTAAGGAGAAGCCTTGGGGCACTTGGAGTAAAGCTCGACACGAAAACGGTTATGAGTTATTTGAAATACATGCAAGATGCCTTTTTGATCTTTCCTCTTTACAAATTTAGCTATTCCGAAAAAGAAAAAATGGTAAGTCCAAGGAAAGTTTACATCGTGGATACCTGTTTTTCCAACCTGTTCTTCAAGGGCTTGGATACGGGGAGGAAGATGGAAAATATAGTTTTCATAGAGTTGTTGAGAAAAAAGCACTACGAAAACAAACTTCTGGAGTTTTACTATTACATGTCTGAAGACTGTGAGGTTGATTTTGTTGTTAGGGAAGGGAACCAGACAAAGCAGCTCATTCAAGTGACATACGAACTTAATGGAGAAAACTATGAGAGGGAGGTGAAAGGACTGGTTAAGGCAAGCAAAAAGCTGAGATGTGATAATCTGCTGATAATAACATGGAATCTGGATGATGTACTCAGAGAAAACAGCAAGGAAATCAAAGTCGTACCTCTCTGGAGGTGGCTGATGTCGGGGGCTTGA
- a CDS encoding geranylgeranyl reductase family protein codes for MRVLVVGGGPAGSLAALHLAEKADVTIVEEHPSAGFPVQCAGLISDTCYSELRNYVSDRCLLNRIEGAFVLAPDGSYVELKGRSKAVVVERKIFDSELLRKAAEMDRIDVRIKTRFMNCNGKKALVRGMNGEELLQYDAIIGADGVASTVAKVFGFPRPRTLLAMQVECRFEAMDEHMVELYFGKDYSDCFFGYAVPLGDTARIGVVASENPQQYLMNLLEKHPSVSKRVKGGVIELNTGAIPVKPINFARGNVALIGDAAGMVKPYTGGGIYYHYIAAQTLGETFPDLDAYRRIYMKKMGYEYKMGERIARLYSLLTDDDYVNLVKIGKGAEELAAELHMDSPSSLLKVIPRFIRLLTNPRLSAKFGRALLMGL; via the coding sequence ATGCGAGTACTCGTTGTAGGTGGAGGGCCAGCTGGAAGCCTCGCAGCCTTGCATCTCGCTGAGAAGGCAGACGTGACCATTGTGGAGGAGCACCCTTCAGCGGGCTTCCCCGTTCAGTGTGCTGGCCTCATCAGCGATACGTGCTACTCCGAACTGAGAAATTACGTTTCTGATAGATGCCTCCTGAACAGGATCGAGGGTGCGTTTGTTCTCGCTCCCGACGGGAGCTACGTGGAGCTGAAGGGGAGAAGCAAAGCCGTTGTTGTGGAACGGAAGATCTTCGACAGCGAACTCCTAAGAAAGGCTGCGGAAATGGATCGCATCGACGTACGGATCAAGACGAGGTTCATGAACTGTAACGGGAAGAAGGCCCTCGTTAGAGGGATGAATGGCGAAGAACTTCTGCAGTACGACGCAATAATCGGGGCAGATGGTGTGGCATCGACTGTAGCTAAGGTCTTCGGTTTTCCTCGCCCCCGAACGCTGCTGGCCATGCAGGTGGAGTGCAGGTTCGAAGCAATGGACGAACACATGGTGGAGCTTTACTTTGGAAAGGACTATTCAGACTGCTTTTTCGGGTATGCAGTGCCTCTGGGCGATACCGCCCGTATTGGCGTTGTAGCATCAGAGAATCCCCAGCAATACCTCATGAACCTGCTCGAAAAACATCCGTCCGTCTCTAAAAGGGTGAAGGGGGGAGTTATCGAGCTTAACACCGGAGCAATTCCCGTCAAGCCCATAAACTTTGCAAGGGGCAACGTCGCACTTATAGGAGATGCGGCTGGCATGGTTAAGCCCTACACAGGCGGCGGGATTTACTATCACTACATTGCAGCCCAGACACTCGGCGAGACATTTCCAGACCTCGACGCCTACCGACGCATATACATGAAGAAGATGGGTTACGAGTACAAGATGGGTGAGAGGATAGCCAGGCTTTACAGCCTGCTGACTGACGACGACTACGTAAACCTCGTAAAAATTGGAAAGGGGGCCGAAGAGCTTGCTGCAGAGCTGCACATGGACTCGCCGTCATCTCTCCTGAAGGTAATACCCAGGTTCATCCGCCTGCTCACAAACCCAAGGCTTTCCGCAAAGTTTGGCAGGGCGCTTTTAATGGGGCTTTAG
- a CDS encoding MetQ/NlpA family ABC transporter substrate-binding protein yields MRWKLIIALLAIAVLFAGCQTEKPESVTSEKATEKVKIRIGLLPIEDTFPVTVAKEGGLFEKYGVEVEIVPFQSALERDAALQAGEIDACIADPLAVILLRNAGYDVRIVSLCLGATPEEGVFAILAAPNSSINSVKDLEGRKIAISSNTIIEYVTDIMLKSYGVENVEKVEIKQIPVRMQTLLAGQVDAATLPEPLASLAAFRGAKLVLSDAMMDRSISQTVIVFRGELVDSKPDAVNAFLKAYGEAAEKINANPESYREEFIEKARIPKDIAENYKMPHYPHPQQYPKEFYEEVHEWAVEKGLLSKEIPYEEAVVWLQ; encoded by the coding sequence ATGCGCTGGAAATTGATTATTGCGCTGCTGGCCATCGCCGTGCTGTTTGCTGGCTGTCAGACAGAGAAGCCTGAAAGTGTTACGAGTGAAAAAGCTACTGAAAAAGTAAAGATAAGGATTGGACTGCTGCCAATCGAGGACACTTTTCCCGTAACAGTTGCGAAAGAGGGAGGACTGTTCGAGAAGTACGGTGTAGAAGTTGAAATCGTTCCATTCCAGAGCGCTCTTGAAAGAGATGCTGCTCTGCAGGCAGGAGAAATCGACGCATGCATTGCTGACCCCCTTGCTGTCATTCTGCTCCGCAACGCAGGCTACGATGTCCGCATAGTCTCGCTGTGCCTTGGGGCTACGCCTGAGGAAGGAGTCTTTGCAATCCTTGCAGCCCCCAACTCCAGCATAAACAGCGTGAAAGACCTCGAAGGCAGGAAGATTGCGATATCGAGCAACACAATAATCGAGTACGTTACGGACATCATGCTGAAGAGCTACGGAGTTGAAAACGTCGAGAAGGTTGAGATAAAGCAGATTCCTGTCAGAATGCAGACACTCCTCGCCGGACAGGTCGATGCTGCCACACTTCCAGAGCCGCTCGCAAGCCTCGCAGCCTTCAGAGGGGCGAAGCTCGTTTTAAGCGATGCCATGATGGACAGGAGCATAAGCCAGACAGTCATAGTGTTCAGAGGAGAACTCGTCGATTCGAAGCCCGATGCGGTTAATGCATTCCTCAAGGCCTACGGAGAAGCTGCGGAGAAAATAAACGCAAACCCTGAGAGCTATAGAGAAGAGTTCATAGAGAAAGCAAGAATACCGAAGGACATAGCCGAAAACTACAAGATGCCTCACTATCCGCATCCGCAGCAGTATCCGAAGGAGTTCTACGAAGAGGTGCACGAGTGGGCTGTGGAGAAGGGGCTGCTGAGCAAGGAGATACCCTACGAAGAAGCAGTGGTATGGCTCCAGTAA
- a CDS encoding ABC transporter ATP-binding protein, which translates to MAPVIEARKLGMVYPDGTRAIEGVSFSVEEGESCAIIGPSGCGKTTLLFIFSGLLRPTEGIALIEGKEVVAPPKNAALILQNYGLFPWKTVIENAALGLEIRGVKARDARKAVKPILRELGLEGFENHYPKQLSGGMQQRVAFARALAIKPRIMLMDEPFSSLDALSREKLQNFLLELWMKERMTMLLVTHSIEEAVFLGKRIVVLSHRPGRVVKVIENPMAGSVEFRNRGEFFEKCREVRRSVGAT; encoded by the coding sequence ATGGCTCCAGTAATCGAAGCAAGAAAGCTCGGAATGGTCTATCCCGATGGGACGAGGGCTATCGAAGGCGTTAGCTTCAGCGTCGAAGAGGGGGAAAGCTGCGCCATCATCGGGCCTTCGGGATGCGGGAAAACAACACTTCTCTTCATTTTTTCAGGACTTCTGAGGCCAACGGAGGGTATAGCCCTCATAGAGGGAAAGGAGGTCGTTGCTCCGCCGAAAAATGCTGCCCTGATACTCCAGAACTACGGACTCTTCCCATGGAAAACGGTAATTGAGAACGCTGCCCTGGGCCTTGAAATCAGGGGGGTGAAGGCGAGGGATGCAAGAAAGGCTGTAAAACCAATACTCAGGGAGCTTGGACTCGAGGGCTTCGAGAATCACTATCCGAAGCAGCTCTCTGGAGGGATGCAGCAGAGGGTTGCGTTTGCAAGGGCTCTTGCCATAAAACCGAGGATAATGCTCATGGACGAGCCCTTTTCGTCTCTCGACGCGCTTTCGAGGGAAAAACTGCAGAACTTTTTGCTTGAGCTGTGGATGAAGGAAAGAATGACCATGCTCCTCGTTACCCACAGCATAGAGGAGGCGGTCTTTCTCGGGAAGCGGATAGTTGTCCTTTCGCACAGACCGGGGAGGGTGGTGAAGGTAATAGAAAACCCCATGGCCGGAAGCGTAGAATTCAGAAACAGGGGGGAGTTTTTCGAGAAATGCCGGGAAGTGAGGAGAAGCGTTGGGGCTACGTAG
- a CDS encoding ABC transporter permease, producing MPGSEEKRWGYVVAGAVLFIIWHVLAYFVKSPALPYPSTVFAAFIAQLGEGLAIHMAISACRAIYSILLALSLAIPIGLLCHERKIDRFIAPFLYLLYPIPHIVLLPLIILLFGIGDVSKVILIGMIVFFQILVTTRDAARNIDEYYVYSLLSLGADKKDIYRHVVFPACLPKILTALRISVGTAIAVLFFAESFATTTGLGYLIMTAWSRADYVSLYAGIVAMALLGFSLYMALEVIERRLCRWV from the coding sequence ATGCCGGGAAGTGAGGAGAAGCGTTGGGGCTACGTAGTAGCAGGAGCAGTTCTTTTTATCATCTGGCACGTTCTCGCCTACTTTGTAAAATCGCCCGCTCTTCCGTATCCTTCGACGGTTTTTGCAGCGTTTATAGCGCAGCTTGGAGAAGGTTTGGCTATCCACATGGCCATAAGCGCTTGCAGAGCGATATACTCCATACTCCTCGCTTTGTCTCTTGCGATTCCAATCGGGCTGCTGTGTCACGAGAGGAAAATCGACAGATTCATTGCTCCTTTCCTGTACCTCCTCTACCCGATCCCCCACATTGTTCTGCTTCCACTCATAATTCTCCTCTTTGGTATCGGCGATGTTTCAAAGGTTATCCTGATAGGAATGATAGTCTTCTTCCAGATACTCGTAACGACGAGAGATGCTGCAAGGAATATCGACGAGTATTACGTCTACTCCCTTCTATCGCTGGGTGCGGACAAGAAGGACATCTACAGACACGTGGTTTTTCCCGCGTGCTTGCCAAAGATTCTTACGGCTTTACGCATAAGCGTTGGAACGGCAATAGCAGTGCTGTTCTTTGCCGAATCCTTCGCCACCACAACTGGTTTGGGCTACCTGATAATGACAGCGTGGAGCAGGGCTGACTACGTATCCCTTTATGCGGGCATAGTTGCCATGGCCCTCCTCGGCTTCAGCCTGTACATGGCTCTCGAGGTGATTGAAAGAAGACTCTGCAGGTGGGTGTAG